Within the Leptolyngbyaceae cyanobacterium genome, the region CCGTTTCTGCGCCCTCTCTACGACGCCTTGTACGAGATGATCGACCCGGAAAAAATCGCCAATTTAATGGAGCGGGGGATCATTGAAGTAGCTCCCTTAGCATATATGCGGGGGCGCACTCTCAATAATGCTTTTGTGATCGTGGATGAAGCGCAGAACACCACGCCAGCCCAGATGAAGATGGTGCTGACGCGCCTGGGTTTTCGTTCCCGCATGGTTGTCACGGGCGATATTACTCAAACCGATTTACCGCCAAATCAACAATCGGGTTTAGCGGTGGCCCAAAAAATTCTTCAACACGTTGAAGGTATTGCCTTTTGCCACTTATCGCAATCCGATGTAGTCCGCCATCCTTTGGTACAAAGGATCGTAGCAGCTTACGAAGAAGCAGAAAAATAATCGATCGCGATCGGCGATCGGTCAATTAATGGATAATAGCTAATGACCGATCGCAAAAGATCTCAGATCGAACTATGGCCGACACCCTCAAAGAATTTATCGAAGCTTGTCAAAATTTGGGAACTCTGCGTTTAATCGTCACTAGCAGCGCAGCCGTCTTAGAAGTACGTAGCCCAATTCAAAAATTGTTTTATGCTGAATTGCCAAAAGGCAAATATGCAAATATGCACGCCGATATGTTCGAGTTTCACTTGAATATGGATGCGATTAAAAAAGTAAAATTTGAAACTGGGGAAGCTAAAAGAGGTAACTTTACTACCTACGCAATTCGGTTTTTAGATGAAAAAGACGAATCAGCTTTAAGTGCTTTTTTGCAATGGGGTAAGCCAGGAGAATACGAACCCGGACAGGTAGAAGCTTGGCAAACTTTGCGAGAGCAATATGGAGAAATTTGGGAACCCGCACCTGTCGTTAGTATTGAATAATTTATTTTTAAATGGGAAGACATTAAGAAAAGTTTTGAGACTATTTTGCACTTTTTGCTTAATTTTATGCTGCTTACTTTGGCCAAGTGAAGTAGAAGCAGGTGTATTGGCTGAAAGAGTAGCTCAATTTCCCCATTGGAATAGTAAACCGCCAGTACAAGCAGTAAAAGGAACAGAAGATTTAGTTTATCCAGATTGGATGGCAGGTACTTGGCAAGTGACTAGTACTATGGTGGACATGGTTGCACCTTTAGCTCCAGATATCGTAACGCCAGGATTTGAAAATAATCGGCGTTATCTAAATCAACCAATTTCTTTTTTAGTAAGATTTGTTCCCATTCAACAAAATAACTTTTCATTACCAATTTTCACTGTTAAATCTAATATATCAACGATGAAAGTAGGCTCGATCGTGGCCGATCGAGCTTTCAACGGGCTGAATATTGCCAAAGAAACTTTAGGCGATCGCGCTGTTTTGTCTGTCAAAACCGATCCCAGTAATCCTAATCGGCAAATTACTTTACTACCAAGAGACTTACAACTGGTTTCTATCGTTACCAGCCGCAACAGCGAAATACTCGATAACGAGCGATTTGTTGCTACTGAAATCACCCAACAATTTTTTCGCGGGACACAACAAGTTTACTTAAATGAAGTAGAAACTACTACCGAATATCATTTAAAAAAGACAGCAAATGCTCGTATTACAGCCAACCAAATAACCGCAATTTATCTCTCTTCTAAAGATCCTAACTATTTTAA harbors:
- a CDS encoding ChuX/HutX family heme-like substrate-binding protein, whose translation is MADTLKEFIEACQNLGTLRLIVTSSAAVLEVRSPIQKLFYAELPKGKYANMHADMFEFHLNMDAIKKVKFETGEAKRGNFTTYAIRFLDEKDESALSAFLQWGKPGEYEPGQVEAWQTLREQYGEIWEPAPVVSIE